Within the Mytilus trossulus isolate FHL-02 unplaced genomic scaffold, PNRI_Mtr1.1.1.hap1 h1tg000234l__unscaffolded, whole genome shotgun sequence genome, the region TATATTGTCAAACTTAAACCAGCAAGGCCATACAAATCCCATTTTGATTGCCCTATTTGTATGCAGAGTTCCTAAAATCAGACAAATTGTTCTTGGATTTGTTGCATTCTGTCTGCTTATAATTCAACTATCAACAATTAGACAAATTTATCTCAGATTTGTACCTATTGTTCAACAATCAACAATAAATCCATgcaaaaatttctaaatgtaCAGTAAAGTTTTATCTTAACAGACATTATGCAAttataatttacaaatgtagtcaattatattttaattaacaaaGGATAATCTACACAGAATTCTTAAATAttcttaaacacaaaaaaatgtgaagCACATTGCAAAATGATTTATAACTGTGAATCATCAGTATTACAACCGATTTTTGAGGAGATATAGATTTCAATGCAAAATTGAAcgaaaatcattaaaacaaatataaaaggagGTCATGATAGAAAAAAGAACCCTGTGTACAGCAATAAATTACAATCATAAACTACAAAATCATATATCATCACTTTTTCCAGTCTATCAAAAAGACCTTAATAATGTGAAACAAAGCAAAAGTGTTCAATCATACATAATAGCTATAGGAAGATCATGTTGACCCAAGGATTGAAGAATTGTACAAAAAGAGTGAACGCAGCATTTAAATGTCACTCACATACACAATGggctttacaaaaaaaaaaatattctaaggACTACTTTTATAGTTAAAATGTGTATGTCTGTCAGACTTTTTATCACATGTATAGAAGTACCACATGTACCatagtacatgtagtttttttcagggttaaaattgtaaattttcagtgttatatcagaaaaatttaagtttgATGAAACAATAAATTTAGATGAAGCAAACATTGTATATAAACCAAAGGTATCTATGAGTCAAGTAAAGATTATAATGGAAAGGTGCTTTACTATATGATATATAGAAAATGCAAAACGAAATGTGTTATTTGTGTATCAAAGAAttctgaaatacaaataaaacctGAAAAAGTCCCCAAAACACTCAATTTAGGAcaagaaatttaaaatgttactGATCAATTCTGTACAAACAGGGTGATGGGTATAACTGTTAATGTTACAACACTATAACATTTGGATAAATAAATACGCTTCAACAACAAGTTGTTATAATCACATTTGTATGGACAAGGGTTAGATATATTAGCACTGACACTTAtatcatgacaaaaaaaactgtATTGAAAATCTAGAAATATTCTCTTATTTTTACTCTAGGTGGACAAGTGTGCCTACTTTAAcctaacttttgtttttgatttttttttaaaatctgaaGGACTGCACAGTCAGTTATTGTAGCCTTAACCAAGAGcaaaacaaattacataaaaaaaagcagTTAAAGACATCATGTCatgatcataataaaaaaaaatcaaataaaaataatttaacaattcCCGTGCACGCAATCTGTATTTCATTGTACAACTACACAAACTGATACCATCTAACCATAACCCTGAGTAAATAAACAGAACTATCATTCAGTGAAAGTAGTTTTACTCTTACCtaaaaattgtttgaatattttcagTAGTTTAGATAATCATAAAATTAAGTAGCCAACAAAACAGATTTACATTCAAATAGtaattaattcattttcaaatatttaattaatgaaCAAATAATATGTTAGGAGTCTGACACAACACTGGAAGATTTTTCGACTGATCAGtgtaatcttttaattacattttccCAAACTAACTATCTTTTTTAGACAATTTTGTATCactgaaaaatgaaattgttttgCAATTCAAATATGCAATATAACATCTGATTGAATTATTTATGTTGTTGTTGAATTAAATTGATATCACATTTAATACTGtgaattgaattatttttgtattttttttgaatggtggaaaaaatgtatttagttaATATTTGATTAGCTGGATTTTGCAGGCATACACAACTGCTAGCCTATAGAAAATGTAAACttcattgaacatttatatatgtggagcaaaaaatctgttttctaaaattaataGTGAGACCATAGTAATCTCAAATTGTTGTCTGTTAAACGTGAAATAcaacaatttcttaatttccagtagtccaataaataactaagttttacaggatttttttttcaaacagtgAATTTTCTACTATCTTTATAAATactgtattctttatttcatgaattatgcaataaataaaaaaaaatcaatgatcaCTGAGCTGGCAGGataaaatggtatatataaAGCAGTCAAACTACAAACATTATCATACATGTAGCAATCTCTAATGTTCTGGTTCACAGCAAATCATTTTCACAAATTATCACAAATTCCATGTCAACTGATGAGAGAACATCCTCTTTTCTTACAGCTCGCCTCATTCTCAAATATTCAGCACACCTTTATAAGGTATCAAATCACCTGAAtatcaaattatctccctttactTAAGAAGGGGCATGATGTAAAATGAAGTCTTGATAAATGAACACATGGCAATAACAGGAGGTTTTATGAATCACTATCTAGTGGCATACATAGTTATGTATTCCTTCACTTTGGTTTTGAATGattcctgaaaaataaaaataattatagtgaaattaaaaataatatcgaTACATTACTACTTCTAGCATTACTCAAAGTTCAATCCTGTATTTTCACAAAGCACTAGTTCCCAAAACCACAGCACCATGGAATATTTGAGTCACATGactatcaaatattttcaacttgttgattttttaaaataaggttTTTTAACGCCATTTTTAAGCACTGCATTTAGGCTATTTTGTGGCGGCCagttttattggtggaggaagccggagtgcccggagaaaaccactgacctttgataggaaaactgacaatcctagctAATTAAGAatggagtcgagtgcacccgcaGGAGATgggttcaaactcacaaccccagtgttgactggctagtgattacggtaggaactacttagaccactccgCCACCGAGGCCCCTATTTTCAACTTGTCTTAACTTTAATACCCCTCTACTATTTTCACTACTATAACCACTAAAAGCGGCTAACATGGCTAAATGCCAGGTTTATATTTGGTCCAGCAACACAATGGGTGCCACATGAATCAAGGTATTTTGAGAGAAGTGCTTCTTCCTTTGTGCCAAATTTCTTAGCATTATTGTTATGGTTATTTGTCTCTCCTGATACTAATATAAGGTTTATCTGTTTGGTACATGTActtcaatatattttgtttgtaggtatctagctatatatatatatatatagaaaacagGAAAAATGTACAACTACATGTAGTGTATGAGATCATGAAACTTAGTTACTCTAAGATGTTAAATATAGCTGTATTATTGTCGTATGTGGCtgtaaatcatatttgtttttcgttgttgcttttaaggtggtacccaacacttacactaaaattaatttggctcgtttgattttcataaaattttaacaaagcaTTTACTTTgatcctttaacaaaaatataaaaatttcaaaaattttgaaccaactgttttatcagaaaaattacactggttatatagcagtttgacaaacaccaattttgatcattgagaagcttaatattccctttacaacacaatgtaattaaaacgtttagctgattttacagagttacctccctgtagtgttaggtaccacctaaACATTCATtaggttgttgtttttttattttgaattgttttacatattgtcATGCAGAGCTTTTTATAGCTTAACATCATATACACAGGCAAATTTTGCTTGCATGAATCTCacatgaaattcacatgaaaaaaTTTATGTGATATTCACCTCAAcagtcaggggcgttacttaaacaagttatttttttaattacttatataagtatttttttattttaaaaaataataaaattacttaatagagttattttaattatcaataGAAACTTACactaaatgtagttttcatgattttaaacaacattttatatcatagaataaagaatttatcagatttgagaggagtaaagagataaagggttactttgaaaataatgacaaaaatattatctgaataagatattttaaacatttttgaaaaaaatagcaataacacttatctaaggcacatatttaattgatttaggttacaaattatgaataacttcaggtcttaattaattcacaagtatctatctatttatatcagtctaacttcaagattttagaggtaaattataatttaatagtcccaagagaccaatctttgacctagaagcgtcggtatgaaagataagtgcgtcGGAAAGTTAATCAGTGTTTCAGAAGAAttggtttttatatatcaagggaaaaataaccagataactgtgaaaattatttaaagctagtaaaatctgtattcttggacacctataaaaataatattcagaaaaataacttatataagttatatttaaattagcctcgttttcaacattacttgtataggtaattttaattgttacttgtttaagtaatgcccctgactgcTCAAAGGAGCTTATACATGAAACTCAcgtgaaaattttcatttgaatttcacgtgaattgaGATTCACACGAATCTGATGTGATTTTTATCACAtgaatttcatgtgaaatttacccccaaaaaatgatatttttcatgattttgattcaatttcaaaatttagatgttatttgaaatactctattttaaaaattcatgtgaatttcacatgaaaaaaatttaagtgattttcatgtgaatttcacatgagATTAACGTGAAACTCACAAAAACTGATTTCACGTGAGTTTCACATATAAGCTCGTTTGAGGTGAAATTgatgtgaatttcacgtgaatttaaATTGATGTGAAATTGATGTGAGTGAAATTTGCCTGTGTAGGTTTAACTCAGGTTAAAGCCAAAGGTTGGCCAATATTTGCTATTATACAGATCATTTAATCTCGTGTGAATACTTGTCTCATTTATAAGAAATCATACCATATTCACTTATTTAATAAACtacaaatacagaaattattgcatggtTTTTAATGTGAAAATTAAGCTGAGTGAGTATTATAATAACATGATCTTTTATTCTGAAATCTgataaataatatctttatgCAGATCTATCTTAAATCGCAGGAGTTTGAAAATCTTACATTTTCCTGAATCTGCTGTAGATAGATATATGATTAAAAGACATTGGGTaaaataatgtctttttttctgtgttttttatttaccttATTCCTGCTATTATGATCTTACCTTATTCCTGCTTTAAAGATCTTACCTTATTCCTGCTATACATAATAATCTTACCTTATTCCTGCTATAATGATCTGCTGCATCTACATTTAATGGAtcatcaaaatttaataaatcctGAAATTATACAATATCATAATTTACTAATGTAAcaattaatacaaataaaataactgcTTATTTCCACTTCATTTAAACTctagttgatagttgtctcatcgaattggcaattataccaaatcctcttgtttttaaatataaaaaaattgttatatattttttctattctttaaatACTCTGGACATTCTTAAATTATGGTAAATAAAAGCGTTCATTCATTTCtagattttacatttataaaatataataattgagaatttatattcaataatttgtttcatagatctatataggaagatgtggtgtgagtgccaatgagacaactctccatccaaataacaatttaaaaaaaaaggtaaaccattataggtcaatgtacggccttcaacacggagccttggcgcACCgggaacaacaagctataaagggccccaaaattactagtgtgaaacaattcaaacgggaaaaccaacggtctaatacaTGGTTTACTGGAAAAGCTAAACATTGATATTCAATATGCCTTTAATGTTTTATTCCCAGAAATAAATGTGGTACAGATTGTATATGTGTTCTTGTGTGTGAATTTTCGTGGGATTGGGAACACTTTATCCTATCTCAGAAGTCATTAAATTATAACAGGatattctttaatttcttaaaacTCTATTACTAACTTCCACCCACCAACCATAACCTTTCAAAAAATCCACTTTACAATAGAACCTATAATTCTTTTtacaatgtttgaaaaaaaagtactgCAGAGAAAAAGACGAACACTAAGTctttgaatttacaaaaaaaaaacacaagaaagACATGAAAGGTTAttgttatatatctatatattttgatgtttcagtttacaagaaacaacaaaatagataaaaaaaaacttctttaaaatattttactctAAATTGGAAAAGAATGAGAAATTACATCTAAAATGACCTGAAATCagcttttaaatttaaactttcCTATAATATTTTGTGTAATGTAGGGGAGATAAATCCTATTTCTAAAGTGAAACTTCATTATTGTACACAATATCCACTAACTTCTCTAAACAAActatttatcaatgtttattttgcGCAATTTTCAGGAGTAACAAGAGTGTGTCCATATCATAGTACACAGATGACCCTGAAAATGGGatcaaaacttaaatttgacattaaaattagaaagatttcATCATAGGGAAGATATTTATCAACTTTCAAGCTgtttggacttcaacttcatcaaaaactaccttgcaCAAAAACTTTCACACATACACCCCCCAGAGTATGTCAGTTTATGTGATAGTTATCAAACCATTATTCTGGATCAATATAGTTTCTTCCCTGaacaaaaatgacaattgtGGTAATTTCTTTATGAAACATTCAACCTATCAACCTATCAAACAGTCAGTAAGGCTTACTTACAGCAAACAAAGAATTTAACCCCCATATCACATCTTTTAATCTTCTTGTAGGAGCCCAacctaaaaacaaaataaaaagcaatatttgtatcaaattatACATATAGCAATGGTACAATAATACTTTGTGTTAAATTAGCtgcatttattttgtacatgtacctgAGCTGTaataaaatacttcaaaatttCCTGAAGATAACTGATTAATGGATGGATTAACTTGTCTAAAAATCTATTCTCTCtggattttttatttgtttaatgttttcaatgaaaatacaaaagatTGTATTGCAAGTGTTTCAATTAGTACTATTATGACTGATAGTAGTCCTTTGCTAATTTATGTATTGtagtcattttgcttagtttcttttgtgACCTATTCTGACATCCATTGACATCGGACTTGACTTGCTTTTAAAACTGTGTTTTTCTGTATGTATTGCTGGGTGCTTGTTTCTCTACATACagtggctagaggtaaagggggagggtttagatctcaataattacattagatgtatgtttcattataataatttattttgattggctaactgcacatcacatgtcaTTCCGTaggcaattgcatcactcaataacacttttcattcatgatagcatgtggtcccacaaaaaagtgcacaggtgaataaaatacaaaatttataaaattcgtgttttcatgatcatagctaaaaaaatgtaattataagtattgaatgcttctttttgtaactttatagggttgtaaaagcgttgaccgtgcacACATTTTAAGTAtaaagcgcttccgcgcttcatacaaaatgtactttggtcaacgcttttacaccccaataaagttacaaaaagaagcattcaattcttaacttaacatatttaaccctgccacattcttGAGACTGTTTGTTTGAACcgtttttcatttgtcattttgtgacctacagttgttaactTCTGAGTCATTTGCTCTATtctgaagagttgtctcatttgcaatcataccctgcatcttctttttttaatatttggcgTAATAAACCTTAATTATAACCTTACCTAAACTGTCATAAGAACTTTGGCGTAATAAACTTACCTAAACTGTCATAAGAACTTTGGCGTAATAAACTAAGACAGACCTCTCCTTCTTCATCAATATTTGGATGCCATATTCTGGTTTGGCATGTCACAACAGGAGGCTGAAAAACaaagttatttttgtttaaggattgaatgcttcttttcgtaaatttattgaattcttgttaaacaaatttctgGGTTGCTGTAAcggtttctttatattttttttaaacattttgattttgtcacaATTTGAATATATCAGACCAAAATGATTAGAGacaaaaaactttcaaaaacaatatttttttaaaatgcttaCTATGGAATCATAATTATTCAGTGTTCTCCCCCAGGGCCATTTAGGGGTAGTGTGGtgctttatttataaatgtgatGCTATCTGAATTGATTTTCTTATAGATTGTGTTAAGAATGCATGTGATGCTGTAATCTTAAGAAACAAGAAGGTATTTCAAATCAGtgattattatttgtaatattacaattttataatgatttcATGTGTAAAGATAAACCATGAATTTAACTGTTCAACACAGAACAAATCTTCTATAACCATGAAATATTGGTTGCCTTTgaccataaaattgaaaatagaaatggggaatctgtcaaagagacaacaacctgaccatagaaaaaacaacagcagaaggccaccaacaggtcttcaatgtagagagaaattcaagcacccggaggcgtccttcagctggccccttaacaaatatatatatatatatatatatatatatatatactagttcagtgataatgaacgccatacttatttccaaattgtacacaagaaactaaaattaaaatactacaagactaacaaaggccagaggatcCTCACTTGGGATGttgactgttttctgctcttttgacaggttgttgtctcattgacacattccctatttccattctcaattttattccttataatacacatgtacaatatttatataaatgaattcacatTTCTGCCCCATATTTCATCTTACCAATATATTATATTCGTCAGGTATATTTATcgtaaatttaaattttcctcCATGCCAGAATCCATCTTCAGGTgtgattattaaagaaaacTTATGAAGAGTATTGGGATCTTCAAAGTTTACTTTACATGTCTTAGGTAAATGTTCCTCCATTTCTTGAACCTCTGTAAATAGAAAGAAAACATCAGAatattaaatacttttaaaatacctAGCATGTGTTAATAAAATCAAGTATACACAATATAACAGACACAACGGATACATAATAAACGCCTGACTTTTGGAGTTATACTTGTAAAATTTCAATGCATTTATCAGTTAATTATAAAGCACAATAAGCCTTGACCTCTCCCTTTTCACCCTCACCCCTAGTCTGCATATTTTAATTGCAAtgcaaatagatataggaagatgtggtgtgagtgccaatgagacaactctccatccaaatgtCTATATTTCAAAAGCAAACAAATtctgattttatatatatatggtgaccagcattaattttaatatcacatttttctgaataaattgtgaTGCAGGTTCTCACTAGAGGCTCAAAAGAGTCTGTGTCACTGACCTTGgtctatgtaaatattaaacaaaaggacaaagatggattcatgaaaaaattgtgttttggtgatggtgatgtgtttgtagatcttactttactgatcattcttgctatttacaattttctctatctatgataaacttggccctttagatacagaggaaaatacaaaaatttaccttattaataaaaatggttaaaaatttactttaaagggcaataactccttaaggggtcaactgacccttttggtcctgttgacttatttttagatcttactttcctgaacattaatgctgtttacagttcatctacatgtatatcaataataatattcaagataatgacaaaaaaacagcaaaatttctttaaaagttaCCAATGGGGGGGGAGCAACCCagcaaccagttgtccaattcatctgaaaatttcaaggcagatcaatattgacttgataaacaatttaatcccacgtcagatttgctctaaatgctt harbors:
- the LOC134701330 gene encoding NEDD8-conjugating enzyme UBE2F-like: MITLSKKLKQQSSTGKKENEENKRISIRDKLLVKEVQEMEEHLPKTCKVNFEDPNTLHKFSLIITPEDGFWHGGKFKFTINIPDEYNILPPVVTCQTRIWHPNIDEEGEVCLSLLRQSSYDSLGWAPTRRLKDVIWGLNSLFADLLNFDDPLNVDAADHYSRNKESFKTKVKEYITMYATR